The genomic stretch TATGGAGTTCATATAAAGTTAGGCTTTTCAAGAAGGGAGCAAAATGGAGCATCTCCCAGGCAGCACTATCCTAACAACCAAAAACAAAGGAACTTTCTCTCACTGCAGACGTTGACAATACATTTGTGAATTTGACAGTTGAAATAAAAGATTGCAGCATCCCATTAGGGAAACAATTTGACAACTTCCTGTTGCTAACTTATAACCTTCGCAAAGTTGGTTGACCCACTGTTCATACCACAATCCAAAGGGAGGTTTATATATTCTGGTTATTGAACCAACAGGCTGCAGCTGCAGCTGCTCTACGACAGTCACAGTGCTTCATCTGATGCACCGACACCCAAAGCATGAGATGCTAtacaatggaaaaagaaaaatacttaccTCTTCGCATATCACTGTCATCTAACACATCATCATGTATCAAGCTTGCAGTATGGATCATCTCTATTATCTCTGCTAGACGCCTGTGCTCTCTCGTAAGTTCTCTGAGAAGGTATGGAAGGTACAATTACAGCAAGACCTTAATAGAAAACcgattgtaaaaaaaatgagaaatgcttACTTCAGACCCATTATTTCTGCTGTGGCTCTAGAGACAAGGAAGACCAAAGCAGGTCTCATCCTCTTCCCACCAGCCCCAAATATTTGATCAGCAGCAGACATTAAAACTGGATTATCTGCACCTACAATCTACCAGAGAAATATAATCAGAGTAGCTTTAACTAATTGCCGAGTCTTTCCCATAAAACACCTTGGCTATAATGGAgtcaattaactgaaaaaaTTAAGGACAGAGGATTCGTAGGATGGAGCTTGTATCCCCACTTTACCCCGCAGAAGAAACCTCAAGggtttttatttaagctggcaaACTACTGTTAGAAACTTGAAGTTTACTCTATAAATGGCCATGCAGGACTGTGACACGTGCATTTTGGCCTTTCAAACGCATGTGCAAGATTCAATGCTATGGCAATAGATGACATTACTTCAGGTTCCCGAGGCAAGACATAACACAATCCATAGAACACAAAAGAGTGGACACTCTGAAGAGTAGACAGAGAGTAAGAACCAGGATCTGTTTCCCTAACATGCTTTAATTTTCTGATCAATGTGTACAGGAAGCTTCAGCAAAAATCGAGTCAACTACAAGGAGTCTTCACTTCTGAACCCTCAACTCTTTTTTGTCCTCCGATGCATAGAACGAATGGTCTAGACTCCACATTATTCATCTGAAGATGGAAAGACCATATGCAACAGATATTCTATTACATGGGTGATTTCAAGACATGCCCTTTCCCAAAATGCCTTCAGCCAGACAACAGCTACCAACAGAAAACAGGCGAAATCATCTCAACAAGACGAATCTTACCGTTCGAAGATTTTGATTCAGTGTCTGCAAGTCATCAGCAACAACTTCAAACGAATTTGAGAGTAATATGGGGCCTCTTGGCTCTTCCTTCAAATCCAACACTTGCGAAGGACTTTGAGCAATACCTGAATCTATTACAACCAGTGAAACTACTGTAAGATGCTGTGGAGTTCAACTGAACACAATTGGTGAACAAGAAACAAACTTTGGGTTGCAAGACAGAAACATTACTATCACCCATGAAATTAAGTATGACTAAtccaaaaacatcaaaaagagCCCAGACGAGAACAATTGCTGACAAAGAAACCGTTACCATCAAGAAGAGTATTGGGGGCCTTGGTTGAAGAAACCCGACACGAGGCAATATCTCGACGGAAGCAAAACAACCTCCGAGCGGCGAAGTCTCCGCAATTCCTGCTCCTCGTATCGGCGTTCGCATACTTTCTCACTGACGACCTGTCGAATGAAGCATTTGAAGAACACCCACAAGCAACCAAGTCCAGGAGGTTACGGCATGTCATTGACATCATCCTCAGCGAACCGAGATAAATCAAATCTCCGCAATTTATCACCAAAACTTATAGTCACAAGAAAATGAatggggacaaaaaaaaaatttctcaatatcTCGGGGAAGAGAGGGTCCGGAAGCAGACAATCATCGCAAGAATGATTGAACTCACTAAAAGAGTTCAATGTTCAATGAATCCGAAaacgaaaaaatttcaaactttagcTGACTCGTGGTGctctgttttccctttttttgccGCTCTAATAATCACAAAGAACCTcacaaaagggaaagaaagagtgAATATTGGGTGGATACTGAAAGCCCACATGGGACGTAGGTTTCTTATCTAGCTCTCAACTTTGAAGTGCGGCCAGTAGCGTTCGGTCTGCTTTTGCCCAAGTTTCGTGCGACAGGAAGCAGAGCGAGGACACAGACGTGACATCACATGTGATGAAGAGAAAAACAACCAACGGGTCAAATATTTATTTGCCTAAAACTGCAGTTGGTGGTCCAATTGCAGCCATGTAATCCCCTTTCTTAACCACGGATTGTCCCATGGTATATCAGCAATGGCCGCCACGTGTGCGATCACCGTCGCTGGGACTCCAGGGGGAAGTAAATGTCAGGTTTTGATTCATTAAGACAGATTACTAGATTAGTCTCCTCCCAATCTGTCATAAAATGACAGACCTGCCAAACGTCGTTTGCGACATTCATCTACGAAGACCTCACAGGAAGAAGGTTAGGCCCAACCATACAAAAGCACCCAAAGGGGCAAAAATAAAGGGTCATTGATTTTAGTTTGGAGGGCTATCAGTTGTCACGATAAATGACTTTCTGATGTCCGAAATTTAGAAGAGGGTgacccttttctatttttctgcaCAAACCTCTGACAAGTCTTGTGATTAATGTTCCATGAAAGTAAATCTACCGATCAAATTTAAGCTGTGCTGTTAATTAAAATGCGATTCGCTTGGTTTAGTTTGACACATAGGTATGGCACGCACGAGAGAAGAACAATCAGGATTAGGAGCTGATATGATCATTGAACTGGCTGAACAGAGATAACCAAAACCGaaaaccttttttctttttcctccacaTTCTTGCAGCAACTAAAACTTGGGCAAAACTAACGTAAGATGCGAAGAAGACTAGATAGATTTGTCCTCCGACACACGAGAGGATTGCAGCTTATTATGACGACGAGCTACTGCAGCTTCTCCTTCAGTACCGGCTGCTATTCATACTTGCAGTCGCCATAGCCTGCCAGTCGACATGACATCATGTTAGAACAATTGCATACTCTTGGAAATGGCCAAACATACATGTTTGTTATTGTTTTTGCCATGACCTAAGGAAACGAGAACCACCACGTTATAAATAAGATATACCCCTATAGGGATGACCAATGCACTTATCAGTAGCCGAAGGGGTTGACTTTACTTGGATCGGTCATGACGACGAGGCCCGACTTCCTGAAATCGCAGTTCCACCAATTCCGCCCATTGGCGGAATAGTAGAGATTCATGGCTACGGAGGCGTGGTTGATCAGATTATCTGGATAGGAGCAAGGGCAACCCTTTTGAAGAATCTGGCAATCCACCTGAGAGCATGCGTAGTCGACGTTCGCCATCAGGGCCGCCTGCTCTGACGAAGGCTTGGCTACGCACCACGTTTTCTGCCACGCAATTGGAACAACTCCAACAATCAGCATTTATTTTCCTCTTCATCACATTTCATTCATCAGTAGTTTTCTTGGACGAGTGTCGAGAAGGACTGAAATACCTGGGCATTTACCATCTCGACAAGTTCCCCTGAAGTAACACCTCAAATCAGAGTTCGTAAAAAGTTAGAAAACGTCGCAGAAATCTAATATGGTCTGGACTACCGGATTCACATTTGGGCAGAGGATTGCTTCTTCTGCTAAAATCTAATTGTTATAGAACTGCTATTCTTGCAACTATTTCATTGATAAAAAATCATCCATGCAGAAGCAGAAAAAGGAAACGCCAGGAGATGAGACCATGATATGAAGCGTCAGAAAACTAGTTGTGCTAGATCTATCGTGGTTTTCTTACTCCCATGTGGGTAATGAAAACTGACTCGTGCAGATACAACCAACCGAGATTCAAAAGAAACTGCAGAACTCGAAAACCTTGAAATCATAAAGACACACAGAGACACAGACACCACAAAGAACAAGAACTGTCAAACGGGTTTCTTCTCACCTTCCTGAAACAGCTACGGCTCTTTCTAGGTCACACTAACGTGAAGGTGAAGGCTTAGGCTTTCCCATTACCTGATCTGAAGCAAAGGAAAACGAGGAGATAAACAGAGACCAATGCTTTCGCCATGGACGATGAACGTTGAACGTTGCTGCGACCCTAGTCCTCCACTTGCTTGCTTCAGAAACGATGAAGCAATCAGCAAGACGACGTGGTTCGTGACGGAGATTAAAAAGGGCCTGAGCGAAAGGAGACCGTTTTGGGAGAAGATCAAACGGCTCCATTAATTTTCGCGCAGAGGAGGAGAATCGTCACCCACGGAATCTGTTCTTAAAGGAAAACGAGAGGGCAGACTCGCACGTCATCGTCACTACAACTCTGCAAATTTTTTTccgcgcgcgctctctctcgGTCACACTCTCAGCGCACTCCGCTCGAAAACAGTCCTTTTCTATTTCCGCTTTCTTCCCAACGTGGTCGCTCAATTGTTCCATTTCACTTTCCTGAGTTTAATGGGATGGTGGCGGGTTCGGGGGTGCACGGGAgcccctcctctctttcaatgTATCCGACGAAATAAATACAGCCATACGAGATCGATGTGATCCATCAacatttgattgattgagtctCTACTAGTTTGACCTTCACCCCTCGTCAAATTTGACTCATAATCTCCCACTGAATAAAgtagagaaaattccaaataaaaatctgaaaaaacctcattatttaaaaaaaaaaaagatctgatCAAAGGGTCTTTCATCatttacttattattattatttttttctttcttttttttcctttcttctcacCGGTGGCTAGTCTCAGGTGATGGTTGGCCACTAGCAAGGGCCGTCCTTGCCTGGGCTAGTAGAGGGTGGCCTTTGCCTGCAAGAGCtgagggctgccctcgccgCCCTCGAGGGCGGCCTCGCCCATCGCTTGCTAGTGGCTGGCCACCGCccgagaagaaaggaaaaagaaaataataaagataaaaaagataaagataaaaaaaaataaatgacaaaaatgcctttgATCGGGCTCGGCACTTCAAACTATATCAAGTTTCCCTACATGAAAGATGGTGTGGCACTTTCGACGATTTGGATCTCACACGATCTTTTTATGTGCAGGTTCCATAGTTTGCACTTTAAGCCTTCTCCTGGATATGCAGGCTAGAAAAGTCCCAAAAAAGATATCTTTTCAACTCGAGCCAATCAACTGCCCGAGCAAAATCAAATTAACTGTACCTTACATTTAGTTTTCGATATGCAGCGGACTGAGGATGcgacaaagaaaaagaggacgATAGGGCAATACAATGGTAACCCCGAAGCGCCGGATTCTGGAATTTTTTCCCTCAAATACTCTTTGCCGAAGAAACTCAATGATGCTAGTTTCCAAGAATGACACTATCTGCTGCAAATGATTACCTGAGAAGCATGAAAGAACAAGAGATTTAATAACACAGGAATTTGAACTAAACAGATAAATGCAGCAAAAGTCATGATTACATTTTTACTGTATGTATCGTCATAACCTAGAGAGCACAAGCCCCTGGCAGAAATCTTCAAGAAGATAACTGACTTTGGAACACCCTGCGTTAATTGGACGGAAATATTGATGTGTTATTAGCAGCGGCAATTATAAGACTACTTCTATCGTATAGAAAGGCTCGAGTAACATGGAGTAAATCTTGCCTTCCCAATTGAGATAGTCCGGGCTCCATCAGCAGCAGCTCCCCCAGGGGCCTACTGCTCCTTTGGCCATCATCAAAGGAAAACAATAACAAAGACGGGAAACTCTCAAGTTCAGGAACAAGTTGTGTGCTAGGCATTGTTTTAGAAATATTGGCAAATGTGtcggaaaatgaaagaagaaatagaTGAAGTGACAGACCTGCAGGCATAATCAACGGAAAGGAGCCTGTGGCGAAGATTGTAATCGTTGCCGATGTAAGACACAACCAAGCAACCTGCATCAGGGTGGGGCCAGCTCCTTGATGTGGGAAACCGAAGAACAAAAGTTCCAGGTTCTTGATGGCCCCTTGGACTTCGAAGTGAAGCTTCTGCTTCCTCCTTAGTTATGAAACCTTCTATCCATCTAGGGGATACAGAATTCCACAATGCCTTCACCGAATCTCTCAATAGCGCGAGAGCTACAGGGTATAACCAACACCACATACTCTCAAAATTCTCTTGCATCAAATAATCTTGGCAACCAGAGATTCTCCTCAGAAGCTCGAAGTCCTgtggcaagagagagagagaaagatatcATCAAATTCATGACCGATTCTCTATTGAAGAGCTTCCCTAACCATTCAAATGAAATAGGCACCTCTCCGTTCCAAAgcgaaaggaaagttgagccagTAAATGAATGCTTATGTGCCCCATTGTCCAACTCTTCCATGTCTGGATTTGGGACAGTGGACTCACAATTGGACACACGTGTTTGGCCACATGAATGTGCAAAAGCTAAATTTTGCCTTTGAAGTCAGATAGCAATACGTGTGAACTAGCATAGCATGGCTTTCCAGATTGTTTTATGTTCTCTTACAGACATGGCTTTCTACATAATTCTGTTCCCTTCACGAATTCTACATGTTTCTTTTCCACCTTCTCACAATGTAATAGTAACTCAATTGCTATGTGTTAATGTGGCATTTCTGCCACTAAGATTGAGGAGAAAAATCAGTTCTCTTAAAAGGCAAAGCATCTCAAAAAACCTCCGAGAATCTACTccatttttttgttgaattccAAGACTCTACTCCTTAATCAGTACAAACGTAgccactttcctttttttacttctgTTTTTTTTAAGTACCCTTCATCTTGGACTAAGGAAAGAAAGCTATAGCCTCAATAGTCTATAACAGACATTGAATTTGGACCACGTGCATCTGAAGCAATCTTTCAGAAATAAATAGATGTACTTAGTCACAGTCAATAGCCAATGCATGATGAAGTAAAAGGTCCCCAGGACACAAGGAGCACATACTTTAAATAGCGGCTGAAAGGAAATGGTTCCGACCATCTTCCTCTTCCATTAAACAGACAATCATAGTACGCGTGTATGCATGAGTAagggggtgtgtgtgtgtgtgtgtgtgtgtgagggagggagggagggagggagggagggagggagggagggagaaccTGTTGGGAAAGAGTTCTGGTATTGCAGGAAGCAATCTTCATAAAGTACTCTTCAATCTCATAGACAGCACTCTCCCAGTGAACACGGCTGGTGTTTTGTGAAATCAAGCTCCATAGTTTTGTTCCTTCCTCTATCATTTTCTTTGCAACTGCAATTTGGttcctgaaaaattaaaaaaaaaaaagtattatgGATACACAAGGTTCAAGTACACTTTTATTGACAGTGTGGTAGTGACACAAGGGGAGACCAGCAAACTATGGCAGGTAGGAAAACTACTTAGCAGCAATGAGCAATACCATCACTATTAAGTACTCAGAGAACACTGCTGTATCATGCATCAATGAGAAATATCGATTTCAGGTTCGGACATAGTTGGTCAATTGGCAACAAGAAAGTAAAACATGTGCGAAGACTAGTACTTCAGCCAGCTTGTGGTTGGCTTTGGAAGACAACCACTAACAAACACAAGCATTTCAGACAAATATAGCCTATCTCCACATAAGGAAAATGGTAAGTATAGTCTCTATCAGCATCCCGATAGAACAACTAAAGAGATAGGAACTTACCGATGATGGGAGCATCCAGTGTACATGGAGACCTGATTCGCAAGTCCCAAAACTTCTTCATCTGAAGCAGATACTGCAAACTCCTTCAGCAGAAGAGCCCTCTCATGTGAGCCTGCTAAGCAGTACCTAAAAGTGATAGAATCTGAAACTGCTTTTCCAACACTGGGCATACTCTTGGAATTTGAATTTCGCATTTTAGTACATTCAGAATCTGAAGAAAGCTTCTCTGCAGCTTCAAAATTCTTCAATATCATGCGTGGGCTTGTCCCGAAACTATCCTTAGCCTGATCGACATTTAGATTGTATTCACATCAAGAGAGAACTTCACAAGACAAAATTCCAGAATTCAAGAACAAGAAGCTGAAAATCATTCAGAGTGCTGACAACATATAAAGATGGTAGCACTTTTCCAGTGCTTTGTCGCAAAACAAATTTGGCATTCGCCAAATTAAAGTACTCTCCTCAAGTAAAATTTATTTGGAGTGActttacttttttacttttgacttttttcgaATCTTGCAGCACATCATTTTTGACATTCTCTAATCTAAACTCAtaaaatatttaacaatatCAACATGTTGACACACAGATTCATACAAAActtattcaaaatattttaaatttaactaATACTTAGAATTTGATGCTAGGTAAAAGAGTTACTTTTGACTTTCCATAAAttccaacataaaaaaaaaaccataaatatTCCACTTTCTTCCAATATGGCAtgtaaagatattttttttaatccagaGGAGCATGAGGAGGGAAAATCTAGATGTAGCATAAGGCAGTAACCAGGGTCGTTGATAGCAACCATTTATGGTTCATGACTGTCTTGCGGTTCCACCAATAAGTCCTCCTCTTTATCATTAGTGCTagtaattacattttttttttgtggtcatatGTTAGTAATTACATCAAGAAACATGAAATCCGCTAGGACTTATCGGTAAAACTTGCGTAACCTATGGAAATTATACTGTAGTTTCCATTCTTCTAGTGGAAATGAGGAATTGTTAGCTGGAGACATTTCTTAGGCTTACCTATGATAAAGTATGCATTTACAAGAACAATTCACATGCATGCAAATTTTCGTGTGACTGGGAATGTATATGAGAGGAACTATTACTGGAAAGGGCTTGTAGCTCACCAGCACATCCAAACATGCTTCCCCATGCATAATAGCAATACCCTGCTCACAATCTCACAATGGATATGCAGTGTAAAATGATGATCTGTCGTACCTTAAAGTCACTACGGATGTTAGAGTTGCATTCGTAATCCAGCTGCTGAAACGAATAATCGGCCTTTCCCAATctaaccctttttgatgatggACTAGGTTTCGCTTCACGTACAGTATTATGCTCAAGCTCTGGCATTTCATATTTGGAAGATACAGTACACTTAACTGGTAAAATGCCAGATGCTGGCCTTTTCCAAATTATCAGAGAGGATGTTCTGGCATTGCGGTTGCGAGAAATACAGCGGATGGGATTCGACAAAACCTCTAAGAAAGGATAATTTCCAGCCTGTGGTATGTTGAACCTCACACGGAACAACCTGTTATCACACTTGGATGAAAGctgaaaaaggacaaaaagagcATAAGTCTCGGGGACGAGAAAGTATTCTCCATGCAAGCTATATGAATTGTCTTCAATCAAAAACATCATACATACTCTTCTTTACGAGCACTACAGAGTTGAATTCGGAAAATGTTTTGGAATTGATTGAAGTTGATCAACTGTATAAAGTATGAACACTTAAAGTATGCCAAAAAGTATTTATATGGAAGTGCAAAAATTGGTCCAATTTCTTCCAGTTCTCCTTTAAGCTTCCCTTCACAAGCCGATCTAATCATTATAGCTAACGATgtctaagaaaatattcaaccaaaagaaaaaaaagatgcatCTAATCCGCATTAATTTACAACCTACGCATATGATTACTCTGTCCAGCTAGTGATAAATGATATATTCAATTTGATTAGTCGATCTCGGAAGCATACTGGTACTCTTTAACATACTAATGCGATGCTAATATCAATTACCACGTGCCATTTACTTTTTGTAAGATTTGGTGGGACTACTGCCgattgttctaaaaatttatagCAGTTACATGAAAATGTGGTTAAATAGTTAATcactctaacactccccctcacgcttaatctagtctttttgcctagtactaagcgggAAAATATTCCACTCATGACCTCTTGCTTTtataccatgtaagatttggTCGGACTACTATCgattgttctaaaaacttaaactgttagatgacgGCGCGGTTTAAtattaattactctaacacctTTCATGCATACAATCCCTCCAAATATTTGGAAACAAACTGCAAGCCACTGACACTATCTTTAATTCAGATGACAAGCTATCAATGGCATAATACAAATCACACAGCCAACATCTACCTGAGATATCTTGAGCTTAAAAGAAGCACGCCCATGCAATAATTTGCTAGGTTTCTCATAGGAATCAAATTCAATTCCATCGTAGCTTGTCAACAGCGGGGCTTCATCATCACTGGTTTTCTCCACCAGCGATCCACTATTAGCATACAAAAGTGAAGCAATAACCTaccaaataaaaaaacgaaaaatatcaaTTATTAAATGCAACTTatcaatgattttttcctttttccttttttcctcttatGATAGTTGTCTTTATGTggggttggagagagagagagagagagagaaagagagagaggcacaGTGAGAAGCAAGAAGAAGCAAACCTccatttccttattgacaatcTGGCCAGAGGCATCTAGCAAGACAACATCCAACGCAAAGTTCCTCCGGCAAGATGCCTGCAATTCGGTAAAACCAATTGTCAATGCATTTTGGAAGAAGGCCGCGGCTAGAGCATGGCACCTGACTTTTAAGGGAAACATAGAACATTACAAATAAGGAGCCAATTGGGTTTCAAAGAAGCAAGAACAGACTCATACAACCACACTGAATGTAAAACACCATAGAGTAAGCTTTCGCTGCCCATCTCGTTTTCCAGATACACTGGCAAGGAAAGCTATGACCCAGTCAGTCAGTCATATATATAAATTTgttttgcatagaaaatgacAAGGAATCTCCAATTCGCAATCACGCTTTGGAAGCACAATCAGAAACCACCCGAAAAGCTGAAATTGCAAACACTTGAGAATATCCAAAATTGATACTTTTTCCAAAGAGGAAAGCTTTAGAGCCAACTGTTTTGCTAttaaaaggaacaaaaaaaaaaggctcattAACATAGAAATATTGCTCCATGACGTCACAGACAAAAGATTCAACTTGTTCAAGGCAGTTCAACACCAAATGCCTAATACTGGATGCGAAATTCAAtcagattttttcaaaaagaaaaaatgtagtATTGATAGGATTATGAGGAAGATACAACGACTTACCTTTCCACCTATGATACTCCAGGTACCATCGCTACCTTCTTCTATGTCAGAAGCAGATGACTTGTCAATAGCTAAGTGTATAGGTGCATCCTGGCATTACaggaaaatattcataaaagaTATCACATCCACATGAATAAGGTCAAACAAACTAGACGAAAGGTACCTTATAATGATTCTCAAGGGATGAAGAATGGTGCAAGACCTTTGGACTGTACAAATAACCTTCTATACCATCATCAGTTCCATTGGTACTAACCAAACTTATTTGCCTTAAAGGGCCTAGATCAGCTTCTCCGTCTTTTGAGGCACTTAGGGGCGTCTCATCCACCACTTCCCCGTCAAAGTGAAGCCGTAAAAGGTCATTTGAGACCTGCCATGAAGATAGAACTTTGAGCAACTTACAGAAGGAAAAGGGCCCCAAGGACAAGAAACCTAGGAAAGACAAAGACATCATGAAGAGACTTTCAGTTGAGCACCATTTATGCAATCTAGACTTCTACTTTATCTCTTTCATCAGACCACCAATGAGACATAGACTTACATGTAACTGATAACAATTCTCATCCAAGATCCACCAGATAATGCACGTAATTACACAATCACAGCCACTCCAATGAATATGAATAGAATCATACTCCAAGTATGTACTCTATAAAAGCTTATTCTTCTCAGTCACAATGGAAGTGCGCCAGTTGTAGATGCTATTTGAATATCCATTGAATACAGCTTACTTTTACATTTTTGAAGATCATGTACCATTCATACAAGTCCAATTACATCTGAAATAATTGGTTAAAGCTAAAACAGACAGATAACATGTTCAACAGTTCGGACCAGTTAGTGGTAAGCATGATGGACATTAATGTGCTCAGCAATAGCCATAAAAATTTCAGCAGTTATCAACTCAAAAGGAACAGGCAGTTAAAAACCCGTGTCTAAAACCTTCTCATGCAAAGAAGCAGTGTAATCCAGACACTTCGTATACATACCTGACAGCCAACATGGACCCATTTTCCAAACGGAAACTCGCTATCTGAAGAAGCATGCgatttttcacttgaaaaagCAGAAATCTCAGAGTCAGGGGATTCTTTTTGTGGAGATAGCGGTGGCAGAAGCATGAGTCTCTTATTTCCATTCAAAACAAGAATTGGAAAACCATCCTTGACATCTGAGTTCACCTGTGTAAACCAATATTTTTAACCTGATTAACCACAGAACATTGAACCAAAACGAGAAGTGACAGGCAATATTGCTTGTGATTATTGTATACAAAAAGAAAGGGCAGGCAATCATCTCTTAATCACCATTTTCGACCAGTTCCTTAGTGTCACAAACCAAGGAATGAAGTGATAAGGGACGAAAAAAACAAGACACGACCCATAACAAAGGATTCATCCCACACAAAAccacaaaaatcaaatcagcTTTGGTTCCACCAACAGGCATTGACACTTATTCATCCATCTAACAGAAACAACACAGCAATAGACTTCAGTGCTCGTTGAAAGTCACTCTTGAGAAAATTCCACAGCGATTCAAAACATATCATAATCAGACCAACACACACAACCCGAGAGCCGAGCAACGGTGACCGATCCAAACGAACGCAACACTATCCCTCGAAACCACAAAATCCAACAACTGGTGAGTGATCAATCGCTAAAACAACCGCCAAACAAAGAACACATTACAACCTAAGctctcaaaacaaaaaaattcacaaaattgagAAATGGGTACAGTCCCTCGTATCAAAAACCAACGAACGACagaggagggaagaaaaaaacgGCGGCTTTTCTCTACCTGACGAAAAATGGTACAAGGGAAAGTGGTGGAGTGCAAGAGATAAACCCAGAAGCAGAAAAGCAAAGACCCTTCTTCTCGTTCTTGTTTTTCATCTCTCTCTGCTTCGACGTCGAGCCTGAAATCACTGAGCGAAGAGTAACGACTCAGGTCGATTGTGTTCTCGTCGCCCTCCATCTCCGATCAACCACGCTCAAAGATGACTCCTTTCACTCTCAGTCTCTCACCAACTGAAAAATCCTTCAGAAACCCAagagacctctctctctctctctctctctctctctctctctacgt from Rhodamnia argentea isolate NSW1041297 chromosome 2, ASM2092103v1, whole genome shotgun sequence encodes the following:
- the LOC115737288 gene encoding glucan endo-1,3-beta-glucosidase-like, whose product is MAKALVSVYLLVFLCFRSGELVEMVNAQKTWCVAKPSSEQAALMANVDYACSQVDCQILQKGCPCSYPDNLINHASVAMNLYYSANGRNWWNCDFRKSGLVVMTDPSYGDCKYE
- the LOC115737282 gene encoding SH2 domain-containing protein A — encoded protein: MEGDENTIDLSRYSSLSDFRLDVEAERDEKQEREEGSLLFCFWVYLLHSTTFPCTIFRQVNSDVKDGFPILVLNGNKRLMLLPPLSPQKESPDSEISAFSSEKSHASSDSEFPFGKWVHVGCQVSNDLLRLHFDGEVVDETPLSASKDGEADLGPLRQISLVSTNGTDDGIEGYLYSPKVLHHSSSLENHYKDAPIHLAIDKSSASDIEEGSDGTWSIIGGKASCRRNFALDVVLLDASGQIVNKEMEVIASLLYANSGSLVEKTSDDEAPLLTSYDGIEFDSYEKPSKLLHGRASFKLKISQLSSKCDNRLFRVRFNIPQAGNYPFLEVLSNPIRCISRNRNARTSSLIIWKRPASGILPVKCTVSSKYEMPELEHNTVREAKPSPSSKRVRLGKADYSFQQLDYECNSNIRSDFKAKDSFGTSPRMILKNFEAAEKLSSDSECTKMRNSNSKSMPSVGKAVSDSITFRYCLAGSHERALLLKEFAVSASDEEVLGLANQVSMYTGCSHHRNQIAVAKKMIEEGTKLWSLISQNTSRVHWESAVYEIEEYFMKIASCNTRTLSQQDFELLRRISGCQDYLMQENFESMWCWLYPVALALLRDSVKALWNSVSPRWIEGFITKEEAEASLRSPRGHQEPGTFVLRFPTSRSWPHPDAGCLVVSYIGNDYNLRHRLLSVDYACRSSRPLGELLLMEPGLSQLGRVFQSQLSS